The Amphiura filiformis chromosome 12, Afil_fr2py, whole genome shotgun sequence genome includes a region encoding these proteins:
- the LOC140166979 gene encoding tenascin-R-like, which yields MKNSIIGLYTFGCLVILILQPSECVEPVESLGTVDVHTWGFTLTWQPPTTGVTPTCYEVTVEENGVKVDGVSPIKLGNTLQTVIRDLSCGGIYTVCVISLVEANGERSTEICLSSVATLDCMGFAINMRNENELDLMNGNNIPLETVTYQQIDEITGNPTGIIGSVSLSTQNLTITGLTPGTLYQIRFVYDAGSNEVEIRARTDPRKPDNVVFVTREPFEPCAITATFSIGHPQPNPDTPGIEAGVYDYFILTYTGTTSEISNSYKVDPGLSPATSELSFPSGYESYHIEVYSVAGIGAHLTYSVITSLETAFMPVQIKLIPELTTPSSIALIVVAPSHYALPGSQLMITWESITTGAGSSQIFPRGAISTYQISNMGPRDLHTVTLLEFVNETENETIDIVTARPTPNGISTSDITTEITETTIELCWIIPNGGYSLVEVTYTPSPFSPHAHAYTQDENQRCFTLVGLDPAQTYCIFLTPLRCLSRGDCEGGLGTDCTDDNGVRGAFASVSATTLAGVAGHCNIKEVTRTTVSISYNEAPDASLYTLEIFSNNIQVGPDENRASDYERLYTFTGLSPATQYEIRVTLTGGNYPQQTCSVFTTPNAPGTPVLVYAFQDGFRVNWIGSAGATHYEVTATDPNSLLRLVSKRVAHPITEVDITGLAELTEYDVTVTAGVEEADSRLVTFSDPSAVVAMTTGAQIIRITGYTSTSISLSGLGSSNILDYSPSSTASNGKASPITLAGSTEILPGLFPGRLYKIILTRDIGAQHLIIDKVFQNTLPQKPTIIKAYQGVIGYHDQTTFAVVVNGPDPTLSEFDAITIEYLLADGFKPQIQRFDNLQASDLPLTVIFDGLTAGEFYTFSVRAYSGEESSEQASGNITLGMYKAGKNKDNAGKNQS from the exons CCATCGGAATGTGTAGAACCTGTAGAAAGCTTAGGTACAGTCGATGTACACACATGGGGGTTCACATTGACATGGCAACCTCCTACAACGGGTGTCACTCCAACTTGTTACGAG GTAACTGTTGAAGAAAATGGAGTCAAAGTAGATGGAGTCAGCCCTATCAAACTAGGCAACACCCTCCAAACAGTCATAAGGGATTTATCCTGTGGAGGAATATACACAGTCTGTGTGATATCACTAGTTGAGGCTAATGGTGAACGCAGCACAGAAATATGTCTAAGCTCTGTGGCTACATTAG ATTGCATGGGTTTTGCTATTAATATGCGGAATGAAAATGAATTAGATCTGATGAATGGCAACAACATCCCACTGGAAACTGTAACATATCAGCAGATCGATGAAATCACTGGCAATCCAACTGGAATTATAGGCAGTGTATCACTATCTACACAAAACCTTACTATTACGGGCTTGACCCCAGGGACACTCTACCAAATCAGATTTGTCTATGATGCTGGCAGTAATGAAGTAGAAATTCGGGCACGAACAG ACCCAAGAAAACCTGACAATGTGGTATTTGTTACCAGAGAGCCTTTTGAACCCTGTGCCATTACAGCTACATTCAGTATTGGTCATCCACAACCAAATCCTGATACCCCGGGAATTGAAGCTGGAGTCTATGACTACTTTATTTTAACATACACGGGAACCACAAGTGAGATATCAAACTCTTACAAAGTTGATCCCGGTTTGAGTCCAGCAACATCTGAGCTGTCATTTCCATCTGGTTATGAAAGTTACCATATAGAGGTCTACTCAGTGGCTGGTATAGGGGCTCACTTAACTTATAGTGTTATAACAAGTTTAGAAACAGCATTTATGCCGG TGCAAATAAAGCTAATACCAGAATTGACAACACCAAGCAGTATAGCATTGATTGTGGTGGCGCCATCGCACTATGCATTGCCTGGGAGTCAACTGATGATCACATGGGAGTCTATAACCACAGGAGCTGGTAGCAGTCAAATATTCCCCAGAGGAGCAATTTCTACCTACCAAATATCTAACATGGGTCCAAGGGACCTTCATACTGTCACTCTGCTAGAATTTGTAAATGAGACCGAGAATGAAACTATTGACATCGTTACTGCTAGACCAA CACCAAATGGAATTTCAACAAGTGACATCACCACAGAAATTACAGAAACAACAATTGAACTGTGCTGGATTATTCCAAATGGCGGCTACTCTCTTGTGGAAGTCACATACACTCCGTCTCCGTTTAGCCCCCATGCTCATGCATACACCCAAGATGAGAACCAGAGATGTTTTACCCTTGTGGGTTTGGATCCCGCCCAGACTTACTGTATTTTCTTGACCCCCCTGCGGTGCCTTAGTAGAGGGGATTGTGAAGGGGGACTAGGGACAGATTGCACTGATGACAATGGAGTACGAGGAGCATTTGCATCGGTTTCGGCTACTACAT TGGCTGGTGTTGCGGGACATTGCAACATAAAAGAGGTTACTCGCACAACTGTCAGCATCTCTTACAATGAAGCTCCTGATGCATCCTTGTACACACTAGAGATATTCAGCAATAATATCCAAGTTGGACCGGATGAGAATAGAGCATCCGATTATGAACGATTGTACACATTTACTGGTCTGTCGCCAGCTACACAGTATGAAATTCGAGTGACACTGACTGGTGGAAACTACCCTCAACAAACTTGCTCCGTTTTCACAA CTCCCAACGCCCCCGGAACACCAGTTTTGGTGTACGCATTCCAGGATGGATTTCGTGTCAATTGGATCGGCTCAGCTGGGGCTACACATTATGAAGTCACTGCAACAG ATCCTAATAGTCTCCTTCGTTTAGTGTCAAAGAGGGTTGCACACCCAATAACAGAAGTTGACATTACTGGCTTGGCAGAGTTAACAGAGTACGATGTCACTGTGACAGCTGGGGTTGAAGAAGCTGACTCAAGATTGGTCACATTCAGTGATCCAAGTGCTGTTGTAGCCATGACAACAG GTGCTCAAATTATTAGAATTACCGGATATACCTCAACTTCAATCTCGTTATCGGGGCTTGGGTCCAGcaatattttggattattctccATCTAGCACCGCTTCAAATGGTAAAGCCTCACCTATCACCTTAGCTGGCTCAACTGAGATATTGCCAGGTTTATTCCCAGGCAGATTGTACAAAATCATACTGACAAGAGATATCGGTGCACAACATCTAATCATCGATAAAGTTTTCCAGAATACAT TGCCACAGAAGCCAACTATTATCAAGGCCTATCAAGGTGTCATAGGTTACCATGACCAGACCACTTTTGCCGTCGTTGTAAACGGACCCGACCCAACGTTGTCAGAATTTGATGCTATTACCATTGAGTACTTGCTGGCAGATGGTTTCAAGCCACAGATACAAAGATTTGATAACCTGCAAGCAAGTGATCTGCCTCTCACTGTCATATTTGATGGCTTAACTGCTGGTGAATTTTATACATTTTCTGTAAGAGCATACAGCGGTGAGGAGTCAAGTGAACAAGCCTCAGGAAATATTACACTAGGTATGTACAAAGCAGGAAAAAATAAAGATAATGCAGGAAAAAATCAGAGCTGA